Proteins encoded by one window of Salvia splendens isolate huo1 chromosome 7, SspV2, whole genome shotgun sequence:
- the LOC121810345 gene encoding protein NRT1/ PTR FAMILY 2.7-like: MSHLRPPSCEKGSIFCKHPTPQAGLLYLSLALLSVGDGATHFTLASMGANQLDTTKHQGIFFNWYLFTLYLANSVSLTVMVYVEEHLGWGWGFTTFTMANLIGLVVFLCGTKFYRFVKPTGSPFKSLACVIVATIKKRKISLSPQTGDYHHDGDGLNSPTPFFKLLNRAAVKSEEESSSNIVNPWKLCTV, translated from the exons ATGAGCCATTTGAGGCCTCCTAGTTGTGAAAAGGGTTCCATTTTCTGCAAGCATCCGACGCCTCAAGCCGGCCTTCTGTACCTCAGCTTGGCTCTTCTCTCTGTAGGGGACGGAGCCACACACTTCACTCTTGCATCCATGGGAGCAAATCAGCTAGACACCACAAAACATCAAGGGATATTCTTCAATTGGTACCTTTTCACACTCTACTTGGCAAACTCCGTGAGCTTAACGGTCATGGTATACGTGGAGGAACACCTAGGCTGGGGCTGGGGCTTCACCACCTTCACCATGGCCAATCTGATTGGCTTGGTGGTCTTCCTCTGTGGCACAAAGTTTTATCGCTTTGTCAAGCCCACTGGCAGCCCTTTCAAGAGCTTGGCTTGTGTCATTGTTGCAACCATCAAGAAAAGGAAGATATCTCTCTCCCCACAAACTGGAGATTATCATCATGATGGAGATGGTTTAAACTCTCCCACGCCGTTTTTCAA GCTCTTGAACCGTGCAGCGGTAAAAAGTGAAGAAGAGTCTAGTTCAAATATAGTGAATCCATGGAAATTATGCACAGTGTAA
- the LOC121810346 gene encoding arogenate dehydratase 2-like, whose product MKEEKQMTEKQSANDLAMIAAKIWMKAKAVERWLVDRAVLPIENSLGGSIHRNYDLLLRHRLHIVGEVKIAVRHCLLANPGIKIENLTRVLSHPQALAQCEDTLTKLGLVREAVDDTAGAAKHVAFHELKDAGAVASLTAAKIYGLDVLAQDIQDDTDNVTRFLMLAREPIIPGTDKPFKPN is encoded by the exons ATGAAGGAGGAGAAGCAGATGACAGAAAAACAGTCAGCAAATGATTTAGCAATGATTGCAGCAAAGATATGGATGAAAGCCAAG GCAGTAGAGAGGTGGCTTGTTGATAGAGCGGTTTTGCCTATAGAAAATTCGTTGGGAGGCAGTATACACAGAAACTACGATCTTCTACTCCGACATAGGTTGCATATTGTTGGAGAAGTTAAAATTGCAGTCCGTCACTGCTTACTAGCTAATCCCGGGATCAAGATTGAAAATCTAACAAGGGTTCTAAGCCATCCGCAG GCTCTTGCACAATGCGAGGACACCTTAACTAAGCTTGGCCTGGTTAGGGAAGCTGTGGATGATACTGCTGGTGCAGCAAAG CATGTTGCTTTCCATGAACTAAAAGATGCCGGGGCAGTTGCTAGCTTAACTGCTGCTAAGATCTATGGTCTTGATGTACTTGCTCAGGACATTCAG GATGATACTGATAATGTGACTCGATTCCTTATGCTGGCTAGGGAGCCTATCATACCAGGCACCGATAAACCTTTCAAG CCTaattga
- the LOC121810347 gene encoding uncharacterized protein LOC121810347: MPLMNMRASIIMQFGRKRNRMMSSSTSNREPWLMLPSYGDRSSTKLYSLAEKKVVSIKKETAAPAWAQGRVIHMGCTHGWMASFNMFNRQTFLSNPITGRHIKLPDIHTFLKSPYDPASIILTSSPDAHDCRAIMTSDWSYKPLAVCFPAHTTTNWLPVDLAVCDPKQIVYSTRQSLLFCITWGDGDEDKYEGVLECWDLESPSFVWKVPSLIDVDKDDDRQPLYLVMDEHSDRLFLVMRHVLGHVQRDGSHLKSLCTNLGFPHKTISFDVYEIDAKKGKLSYMEGSLDGLAMFVGGNHSFALPAAEFNLNPDSIYFVEDYSQLNYTMTQDGAITHNDHDFGIFNYLDRKISSIYYPSQLSYISRIAPAFWFTPTHH, encoded by the coding sequence ATGCCGCTAATGAATATGAGGGCTTCAATTATTATGCAATTTGGTAGGAAAAGGAATAGGATGATGAGCAGCAGCACTAGCAATAGGGAGCCATGGCTGATGCTACCATCATATGGTGATAGGAGTAGTACTAAGTTGTACAGCCTTGCGGAGAAGAAAGTGGTGAGCATAAAGAAGGAGACGGCGGCGCCAGCGTGGGCACAAGGGCGGGTGATACATATGGGATGTACCCATGGGTGGATGGCTTCATTCAATATGTTCAATCGACAGACTTTCCTCTCCAATCCCATCACCGGTCGCCACATAAAGCTTCCCGATATTCACACCTTCCTCAAATCTCCGTACGATCCCGCCAGTATCATCCTAACCTCCTCTCCCGATGCCCACGACTGCCGTGCCATCATGACCTCTGACTGGAGCTACAAGCCCCTTGCGGTCTGCTTCCCGGCCCACACCACCACCAACTGGCTCCCCGTTGACCTTGCAGTCTGCGACCCCAAGCAAATCGTCTACTCTACTCGCCAGAGTCTCCTCTTCTGCATAACGTGGGGGGACGGGGACGAGGACAAGTATGAGGGAGTGCTCGAGTGCTGGGACCTCGAATCTCCCTCCTTTGTGTGGAAGGTTCCGTCATTAATTGATGTGGACAAGGATGACGACAGACAACCCTTGTATCTGGTGATGGACGAGCATTCCGACCGGCTATTTCTAGTGATGCGTCATGTCTTGGGACATGTGCAGCGCGACGGATCGCACCTGAAATCCTTGTGCACTAATCTCGGCTTCCCACATAAAACCATTAGTTTCGACGTGTATGAAATTGATGCCAAGAAAGGGAAACTCAGCTACATGGAGGGTTCATTGGATGGTTTGGCAATGTTTGTTGGAGGCAACCACTCGTTCGCGCTGCCCGCCGCAGAATTCAACTTGAACCCTGATTCTATTTATTTCGTCGAAGACTACTCCCAACTAAATTACACTATGACCCAAGATGGAGCCATTACTCACAATGACCATGATTTTGGCATCTTTAATTACTTGGATAGAAAAATATCTTCCATCTATTATCCCTCTCAACTCTCTTATATATCCAGGATTGCTCCAGCCTTTTGGTTCACTCCAACGCATCACTAG